In a genomic window of bacterium:
- a CDS encoding GAF domain-containing sensor histidine kinase, translating into MQGPAVERRAGHGAGDLAVFNAWLNRSRLRVVGAIAAFVLVTHALGIDQVRLAPALAVCATLALFSLAGLHAPARTQGSMAFFVAQTAIDLAGVTVGLWASTSGVASLVLRPMFVLVIVPASLISVPVGLGTAAAATAAHALLFVLDQPANSADLLSPGFLGPAFLFFLVAQQSFFYGGHLARKNDDLARLAGVLEQHRRDLELEARTAAALNAVARSLGSDLEAPALLGRVNDTARGYLSADWAGTFVIEAGGTSFRVGALSDPEVPAVELGRIPIPFGSWRALERLAGERVVALGLDEAARVPAPFLGGRTLGTVLLAGLRREDALIGFLAVGWWEGKDPPPQWTERLLGGIAEHAAIVLHNADLLEQVRAASRLKSEFVGTISHELRSPLNVILGYVEMLLDDGLGTLAPEQRRALDRTQRQALTLLEMITAILDLNRLEAGQLPLACADTPIAGLLAELREQLPESWRRPEVVLRFELADDLPVVWTDGAKLKAALRNLVHNALKFTAEGHVTLTAEATAAGDLLFTVADSGCGIPPDALPYVFDMFRQVPGAGGGGVGLGLHIVKRFVEALGGTVQVESGVGAGTRFTVRLPAAVRPRRAA; encoded by the coding sequence ATGCAGGGCCCCGCCGTGGAGCGCCGGGCCGGCCACGGTGCCGGCGACCTCGCCGTCTTCAACGCGTGGCTCAACCGTAGCCGGCTGCGCGTCGTCGGCGCGATCGCCGCGTTCGTCCTGGTCACGCACGCGCTCGGCATCGACCAGGTCCGGCTCGCGCCCGCCCTGGCGGTCTGCGCGACCCTCGCGCTCTTCTCGCTGGCGGGGCTGCATGCGCCGGCGCGGACGCAGGGCTCCATGGCCTTCTTCGTCGCGCAGACGGCGATCGATCTGGCCGGCGTCACGGTCGGGCTGTGGGCGTCGACGAGCGGCGTCGCCAGCCTCGTCCTGCGCCCGATGTTCGTCCTCGTGATCGTCCCGGCGAGCCTCATCTCGGTGCCCGTCGGGCTGGGAACGGCGGCGGCCGCGACGGCGGCGCACGCGCTCCTCTTCGTGCTCGATCAGCCCGCGAACAGTGCCGACCTGCTGAGCCCGGGCTTCCTCGGACCCGCCTTCCTCTTCTTCCTCGTCGCCCAGCAGTCCTTCTTCTATGGCGGACACCTCGCCCGGAAGAACGACGACCTCGCGCGCCTGGCGGGCGTCCTCGAGCAGCACCGCCGCGACCTCGAGCTCGAAGCCCGCACGGCGGCGGCCCTCAACGCGGTGGCGCGCTCGCTCGGCTCCGACCTCGAAGCCCCGGCGTTGCTCGGCCGCGTGAACGACACCGCGCGCGGCTATCTGTCGGCGGACTGGGCGGGGACGTTCGTCATCGAGGCCGGCGGGACGAGCTTCCGCGTCGGCGCCTTGAGCGATCCCGAGGTGCCGGCGGTCGAGCTCGGCCGCATCCCGATCCCCTTCGGCTCGTGGCGCGCGCTCGAACGCCTGGCCGGCGAGCGGGTCGTCGCCCTCGGGCTCGACGAGGCGGCACGCGTCCCCGCGCCGTTCCTCGGCGGCCGCACCCTCGGCACCGTGCTGCTCGCCGGCCTGCGACGCGAGGACGCCCTCATCGGCTTCCTCGCCGTCGGCTGGTGGGAGGGCAAGGACCCGCCGCCGCAATGGACCGAGCGGTTGCTCGGAGGCATCGCCGAGCACGCCGCCATCGTGCTGCACAACGCCGACCTCCTCGAGCAGGTGCGGGCCGCGAGCCGGCTCAAGTCCGAGTTCGTCGGCACGATCTCGCACGAGCTGCGCTCGCCGCTGAACGTCATTCTCGGCTACGTCGAGATGCTGCTCGACGACGGCCTCGGCACCCTCGCGCCCGAGCAGCGCCGCGCCCTCGACCGCACGCAGCGCCAGGCGCTGACCCTGCTCGAGATGATCACCGCCATCCTCGACCTGAATCGGCTCGAGGCGGGCCAGCTCCCCCTCGCATGCGCGGACACGCCGATCGCCGGCCTGCTCGCCGAGCTGCGCGAGCAGCTGCCGGAGAGCTGGCGCCGGCCCGAGGTCGTGCTCCGCTTCGAGCTCGCCGACGATCTCCCCGTCGTGTGGACCGACGGCGCGAAGCTGAAGGCCGCGCTGCGCAACCTCGTCCACAACGCCCTCAAGTTCACCGCCGAAGGCCACGTGACGCTCACCGCCGAGGCCACCGCGGCCGGCGACCTCCTGTTCACCGTCGCCGACTCGGGCTGCGGCATCCCGCCCGACGCCCTGCCCTACGTGTTCGACATGTTCCGCCAGGTCCCGGGCGCGGGCGGCGGCGGCGTGGGCCTCGGGCTGCACATCGTGAAGCGCTTCGTCGAGGCGCTCGGCGGCACGGTCCAGGTCGAGAGCGGGGTCGGAGCCGGAACGCGCTTCACCGTGCGGCTGCCCGCGGCGGTGCGGCCGCGGCGCGCCGCCTGA
- a CDS encoding FAD-dependent oxidoreductase — MREPDATTVAIVGAGLSGLIAARELQRRDVAFLVLEAADRTGGRAMSATTALGSRVDLGGQWIGHDHHRIAALAAELGATPFRMHTKGVPTLLDDERRVSLASPSMLLAVIALVGVEALTRLPTPRRRRNTTVASLLKKVPGVTARRLLGVLADVSWTADLDKMTVDSMVNMIRRQGGLRTMLSTAGGAQDTLVEESIGSLTDHLASEVGPRIRTGRRVTAIVQDDAGVTVATTDGEVRASKVIVTVPPPLARRIRFDPPLPMALTALQETTYMGSVFKGIAVYEAPFWRERGGGEFIVLDAPGRAVFDSGAPGGPGHLVILVGGPTARLLDDLDPAKRRAMLLDDLVPHVGREVLEPASWHEKSWHLDENAGGGYLALAGPGSPAELPFPHAPIDHIHWAGTETAHDHPGYLDGAIEAGLRATGEIDVRR, encoded by the coding sequence ATGCGAGAGCCAGACGCCACGACCGTGGCAATCGTGGGCGCGGGACTCTCCGGATTGATCGCGGCACGTGAGCTCCAGCGGCGGGACGTCGCGTTTCTCGTGCTGGAAGCTGCGGACCGTACCGGCGGGCGGGCGATGAGCGCGACGACGGCGCTCGGCTCGCGGGTCGACCTGGGCGGTCAGTGGATCGGGCACGACCACCACCGCATCGCCGCGCTCGCCGCCGAGCTCGGCGCGACGCCGTTCCGCATGCACACGAAGGGCGTCCCCACCCTGCTCGACGACGAGCGCCGCGTGTCCCTGGCGTCACCGTCCATGCTGCTGGCGGTGATCGCGCTCGTCGGTGTCGAGGCTCTCACTCGGCTCCCGACTCCGCGGCGACGGCGGAACACCACCGTCGCGTCGTTGCTGAAGAAGGTGCCGGGCGTCACGGCGCGCCGGCTCCTCGGCGTCCTGGCCGATGTGTCGTGGACGGCCGATCTCGACAAGATGACGGTCGACTCGATGGTCAACATGATTCGGCGCCAGGGCGGCCTCCGCACGATGCTGTCGACGGCAGGGGGCGCGCAGGACACGCTGGTCGAGGAAAGCATCGGCTCCCTCACGGATCACCTGGCCAGCGAAGTCGGACCCCGCATCCGCACCGGGCGTCGCGTGACGGCGATCGTGCAGGACGATGCCGGCGTCACCGTCGCGACGACGGACGGCGAGGTGCGCGCGTCGAAAGTGATCGTCACGGTGCCGCCGCCTTTGGCCAGGCGCATCCGGTTCGATCCGCCGCTTCCGATGGCGCTCACAGCCCTGCAGGAAACCACCTACATGGGCTCGGTCTTCAAAGGGATCGCCGTGTACGAAGCGCCGTTCTGGCGAGAGCGAGGCGGCGGCGAGTTCATCGTCCTCGACGCCCCCGGCCGCGCCGTCTTCGACAGCGGTGCACCCGGCGGGCCGGGCCATCTGGTCATCCTCGTCGGAGGTCCGACCGCGCGGCTTCTCGACGATCTCGACCCGGCGAAGCGCCGCGCGATGCTCCTCGACGACCTCGTCCCGCACGTCGGCCGCGAAGTCCTCGAGCCCGCGAGCTGGCACGAGAAGTCGTGGCACCTCGACGAGAACGCCGGCGGTGGGTACCTGGCACTGGCCGGACCGGGTTCACCGGCCGAGTTGCCGTTCCCGCACGCGCCCATCGACCACATCCACTGGGCCGGCACCGAGACCGCCCATGACCATCCCGGCTACCTCGACGGCGCCATCGAGGCCGGACTGCGGGCGACGGGGGAGATCGACGTGCGGCGTTGA
- a CDS encoding addiction module protein, translating into MSAVRREALALSAKARLSLIEELWDSLASTPEVVPVTDAQRKELARRRRAHARDPQAARPWGEVRRRLERQK; encoded by the coding sequence ATGAGCGCCGTCCGCAGAGAAGCCCTCGCCCTGAGTGCCAAGGCCCGTCTCAGCCTGATCGAGGAGCTGTGGGACAGTCTCGCGTCCACCCCTGAGGTGGTTCCTGTCACCGATGCTCAGCGTAAGGAGCTGGCACGGCGCCGCCGAGCGCATGCGCGAGATCCGCAGGCCGCTCGCCCGTGGGGCGAGGTGCGCCGGAGGCTCGAACGGCAGAAGTGA
- a CDS encoding DUF2442 domain-containing protein codes for MSTSRVEQPSAVAVRIGEDELAIDLSDGRSVTVPLAWYPRLVSGTVRERRHWRLIGSGEGVHWPDLDEDISVEGVLAGRPSAESQGSFERWLASRKRANKRRQPARSSPGKSGVRRRARG; via the coding sequence ATGAGTACTTCAAGGGTTGAGCAGCCGTCGGCGGTGGCGGTCAGAATTGGGGAGGACGAACTCGCCATCGATCTGAGTGACGGCCGCTCCGTGACCGTGCCATTGGCCTGGTATCCGCGCCTGGTGTCCGGAACGGTCCGCGAGCGGCGACACTGGAGACTGATCGGTTCGGGCGAAGGCGTCCACTGGCCCGACCTTGATGAGGACATCAGTGTTGAAGGAGTTCTTGCAGGCCGCCCCTCCGCGGAGAGCCAAGGGTCTTTCGAACGGTGGCTCGCGAGCCGCAAGCGCGCTAACAAGCGGAGGCAGCCGGCGCGCTCGAGCCCCGGGAAATCCGGCGTGCGTCGCCGGGCGCGCGGCTGA
- a CDS encoding DUF4160 domain-containing protein: MPTILRVGPYRFFFYASDRAEPLHVHVEGGGGSATFWLAPVRLHSSRGLVRHELSRVSSIVADHQERFVRAWNEYFKG, from the coding sequence ATGCCGACGATCCTGCGAGTGGGGCCTTACCGGTTCTTCTTCTACGCGAGCGATCGCGCTGAGCCGCTTCACGTGCATGTGGAGGGTGGCGGCGGGAGCGCCACGTTCTGGCTTGCGCCGGTCCGCCTCCACTCGAGTCGCGGCTTGGTCCGCCATGAGCTATCCCGTGTATCGAGCATCGTCGCTGACCATCAGGAACGATTTGTGAGGGCGTGGAATGAGTACTTCAAGGGTTGA
- a CDS encoding BrnT family toxin → MDLSFEWDPKKAAGNREKHRVSFEEAVGAFGDPLARIFDDPDHSGSEAREILVGHDARRRLIVICFVQRSARIRIFSARRATRQERQDYEEGTS, encoded by the coding sequence ATGGACTTGAGCTTCGAATGGGACCCGAAGAAGGCGGCGGGGAACCGAGAGAAGCATCGCGTCTCGTTCGAGGAGGCCGTTGGCGCATTCGGAGACCCTCTGGCCCGCATCTTCGACGACCCGGATCACTCCGGCAGCGAGGCGCGCGAGATACTAGTCGGTCACGATGCTCGCCGCCGGCTGATTGTCATCTGCTTCGTTCAGCGGTCCGCCCGCATTCGCATATTCAGCGCGCGCAGGGCGACGCGACAGGAAAGGCAGGACTATGAAGAAGGCACCTCGTAA
- a CDS encoding DUF2442 domain-containing protein: MSFLPNVTRAEHRGGYSIHLTFNDGLEAVVDFAPWLNGPVFEPLRDQDYFARFFIEGGTVTWPNGADIAPETLYERAKSSAAA, from the coding sequence ATGAGCTTCTTGCCGAACGTGACGAGAGCGGAGCACCGTGGCGGGTACTCCATCCATCTGACCTTCAACGATGGGCTGGAGGCGGTGGTGGACTTTGCTCCTTGGCTGAACGGGCCGGTGTTCGAGCCCCTCCGGGACCAAGACTACTTCGCGCGCTTCTTCATCGAGGGCGGCACGGTGACCTGGCCGAACGGCGCCGACATCGCCCCGGAGACTCTCTATGAGCGGGCGAAGTCGAGTGCGGCCGCCTAA
- a CDS encoding DUF4160 domain-containing protein yields the protein MPVISTFFGIVIRMFYQEHGVPHFHVEYQGQQATVTFDGKVLAGAIRSRTALRLVEEWASLHGPDLEANWRRVQAGEPLEKIAPLD from the coding sequence GTGCCGGTGATCTCCACCTTCTTCGGCATCGTGATCCGCATGTTCTACCAAGAGCATGGCGTGCCCCACTTCCATGTGGAGTACCAGGGGCAGCAGGCGACCGTCACCTTCGACGGGAAAGTGCTCGCCGGGGCGATCCGTTCACGGACCGCTCTGAGGTTGGTAGAAGAGTGGGCCAGCCTTCATGGGCCCGACCTGGAAGCGAACTGGCGGCGGGTGCAGGCGGGTGAGCCGCTTGAGAAGATCGCGCCGCTGGATTGA